CAGTGATCAATTAAATAACGCGAAATAGAATCAATTCTTGGTACTTTAAAACCGGGAGTATCATCGCCCCAATCACCAAAAGATTGTAATTCAGTACGGGAAAACCAGCGGGCGTCATCTATTTCATGCTTATCAACCTGAATATCATCACTGCTGGCGTCAGCAATAAAACCGAGCATAATAGATGATGGAAATGGCCAAGGTTGTGAGGCTAAGTACTGCACATTGGTAACGCGAATACCCGACTCTTCTTGTACTTCTCTGGCAACAGCAGTTTCTAATGTTTCACCGGGATCAACAAAACCCGCCAAGGTCGAGTAAACGCCTTCTGGCCATTCGACTTGGCGACCTAACAGGCAACGTTCAATACCATCAGGAAACTGCTTTCGCACAATCATGATCACCGCAGGATCGGTACGTGGAAATGTTTGATGCTGACAATCTGGATTGGTACATAATCGTGCATGCCCTGCAGATACCGATTTATTAGCACTGCCACAGCGCCCACAAAAACAATGCGAACGATGCCAAAAACCTAAACCACGCGCCAGTGCCAATAATGAAGCCGATTGGTTATCCAGTATCACCGCAACTTTACGCAAGTCGCCAAACTCACCTTCTACCAATAAAGGAGCGAATAACGCGTCATCAGTATGGGTTAAATCCAACGCAAAATAAGGTGTATTATCATTACTTTCATCAACCCCTAAAAACACAGCTGCCTCTAAATCAAGGTGCTGGACAGCCTCAAGCATTAAAAATGACGGCGCGTTATCCGCTTGCTTAAAATAGTTTTGATCAGAATGGGTCAATACCCAACGGCTATTGTTATTCTTTTGAATCGCTAGCCATTCGGGGCTTTTGCGTTGATTAGATGCACGATCAAGTAACATCTCACTGTATTTAAGCATCGTTATCATCCTTGCTGTTTTCTTATTTTTTTGTTTGCATATATTCTGTTGATCGTTCGTCAACGCTTAACTAAAGTTATCTGCTTGGCGTTGATAAAACTGGTAAATATGCTCAATAAATAGCTTCACTTTTAACGGTTGAAGTTTGGTATACGGGTAAATGGCATAAATACCTAACGACTTAGCCACCTGTTTTGGCAATACTTCAACCAAGGCTCCGGCTTGTAAATCATCGGCCACCAGCACTTTAGGCACGTATATCAAGCCTAAATTGAATAACGCGGCTTTGCGTAAGGCGGCAGAGTTATTGGTACTGAAGTTACCTGATATTTTCACGCTGTAGTCTACTTCACGGCCTTTAAACAACCACTCATTCGCGCCACTTTCCTGATGGCTGTAGGCTAAACAATTATACTTGTCTAAATCTTGCGGGCGCTTCGGTATGCCGTTTTTAGCTAAATAGGCTGGTGATGCGCAGATCACCCATTGTGCTTGTACTAGACGGCGGGCAATGTAGCTCGAATCTTGTAATGCGCCAGTACGAATTGCCAAGTCAAAGTTATTATCAATTAAATCAACAAAGCTATTATCTAAGTCCATATGCACATGAATATCGGGATAACTTGCACTAAAATCAGCAATTGCTTCGGCTAAAATAATTTCACCAGACACTGTAGGTACGGTTAACCGAATAGAACCAGATAAGCTATCCCCTAACCCATTCATCGCATCGACCGCACCTTGCACCGATTGGTAAATGGTTCTGGCATGTTCAAAAAATACTTTACCGGCTTCCGTTAGCGTTAATTTACGCGTGGTACGAAAGATCAGCTGCACACCCATTTCTTTTTCTAAACGGGTAATGTGTTTACTCACCACAGACTTAGTTAAACCAACAATATCAGCCGCTTTACTAAAAGAACCTTGTTCGATTAGGTGATAAAAAATTAAAAAATCGTCGGTACTTCGCATTATTGGTCCACTTTATGAAACAGTCATGTGTAATCGGGCTAGTATATCAAACAGTGTTAGTTCGGTACTATATCTAAGATCACATAAGTGATTTGTCTAAACCGCATCATTACAAAATTAAACAAACATAATGTGGCAAATTAACAATAAAATAAAAATAACATAGCCGCGTTATTAGGAGCCTGCAATGTCTGACCCTTACCACATACTGATTAGCAAATTACGCCAGTCCATTGATGAAAAGCGTATTATCACCGACCCGACGCTCACCCTAGCTTACGGTACGGATGCCAGTTTTTATCGTTTAATCCCAAAATTGATCTTACAACTCGCTAATTTAGACGAAGTGGTATTGGTAATTAAGACTTGCTATGACATGGCG
This Moritella sp. 5 DNA region includes the following protein-coding sequences:
- a CDS encoding LysR family transcriptional regulator, which translates into the protein MRSTDDFLIFYHLIEQGSFSKAADIVGLTKSVVSKHITRLEKEMGVQLIFRTTRKLTLTEAGKVFFEHARTIYQSVQGAVDAMNGLGDSLSGSIRLTVPTVSGEIILAEAIADFSASYPDIHVHMDLDNSFVDLIDNNFDLAIRTGALQDSSYIARRLVQAQWVICASPAYLAKNGIPKRPQDLDKYNCLAYSHQESGANEWLFKGREVDYSVKISGNFSTNNSAALRKAALFNLGLIYVPKVLVADDLQAGALVEVLPKQVAKSLGIYAIYPYTKLQPLKVKLFIEHIYQFYQRQADNFS
- the nudC gene encoding NAD(+) diphosphatase, coding for MLKYSEMLLDRASNQRKSPEWLAIQKNNNSRWVLTHSDQNYFKQADNAPSFLMLEAVQHLDLEAAVFLGVDESNDNTPYFALDLTHTDDALFAPLLVEGEFGDLRKVAVILDNQSASLLALARGLGFWHRSHCFCGRCGSANKSVSAGHARLCTNPDCQHQTFPRTDPAVIMIVRKQFPDGIERCLLGRQVEWPEGVYSTLAGFVDPGETLETAVAREVQEESGIRVTNVQYLASQPWPFPSSIMLGFIADASSDDIQVDKHEIDDARWFSRTELQSFGDWGDDTPGFKVPRIDSISRYLIDHWVSLGD